From Natator depressus isolate rNatDep1 chromosome 7, rNatDep2.hap1, whole genome shotgun sequence, the proteins below share one genomic window:
- the LOC141991637 gene encoding zinc finger and SCAN domain-containing protein 32-like yields the protein MQSSSAEVTIQSSSAEVTVMESQNRKRAPAWTEREGMKDRGHNRDPKQCRVKLKELRQAYQKTREVNGRSGSEPQTCRFYDELHAILGGSATTTPAGLFDSFNGDGGNMEAGFGDEEDDDDDEV from the exons atgcagagctcatcagcagaggtgaccatacagagctcatcagcagaggtgaccgtgatggagtcccagaatcgcaaaagagctccagcatggaccgaacgggag ggcatgaaggacagaggccataacagggacccaaagcagtgccgcgtgaaacttaaggagctgaggcaagcctaccagaaaaccagagaggtgaacggccgctccgggtcagagccccagacatgccgcttctatgatgagctgcatgccattttagggggttcagccaccactactccAGCGgggttgtttgactccttcaatggagatggaggcaacatggaagcaggttttggggacgaagaagatgacgatgatgatgaggtgtag